One Glycine soja cultivar W05 chromosome 2, ASM419377v2, whole genome shotgun sequence genomic region harbors:
- the LOC114389606 gene encoding protein OSB2, chloroplastic-like isoform X2 gives MALEQAVSSSSSTLRNVLTFPKTLISKPQFQVAASPSWKTQRRWGNLKCSMTTTPSYPKPSEIPWQKELCNSVNLIGNVAAPVEIKHLPSGKVVAWTRLYVKKSATQSSSISLTFWDDLAHVASQHLQKGYQIHVSGRLIIDTVETEEGKTQTYYKVVAQQLNFIERNFSSASSSQGQEFDFAMAGGGRKVSNAVNSTGSVVESWNAFFANPGEWWDNRNNKRTILWLFV, from the exons ATGGCGTTGGAGCAAGCAGTATCATCGTCATCAAGCACATTGAGGAACGTTCTCACCTTCCCCAAAACCCTAATTTCAAAACCCCAATTCCAAGTCGCTGCTTCTCCCTCATGGAAAACACAGCGGCGTTGGGGGAACTTGAAGTGCTCCATGACGACAACGCCATCATACCCTAAGCCCTCGGAGATTCCGTGGCAGAAGGAGCTCTGCAACTCCGTCAACCTCATCGGCAATGTCGCGGCCCCCGTCGAAATCAAACACCTCCCCTCCGGCAAGGTCGTCGCCTGGACCCGCCTCTACGTCAAGAAAAGCGCCACGCAATCATCGTCCATAAGCCTCACATTCTGGGACGACCTCGCTCATGTCGCGTCCCAGCATCTCCAGAAAGGTTACCAAATTCATGTCTCCGGTCGCCTCATAATCGACACGGTCGAAACCGAGGAAGGCAAAACCCAAACTTACTACAAG GTTGTTGCTCAACAGCTGAATTTCATTGAGAGGAATTTCTCTTCGGCGTCATCATCGCAGGGTCAAGAGTTCGATTTTGCGATGGCTGGTGGTG GTAGGAAAGTGAGCAATGCTGTGAATAGTACCGGTTCTGTGGTGGAATCGTGGAACGCGTTCTTTGCTAATCCAGGGGAGTGGTGGGACAACAGGAACAACAAG
- the LOC114389619 gene encoding transcription factor UNE12-like yields MANHPSQASTDDFLDQILGLSTFASADASPMMLQLNSGDAATHLASFHAPPYQLGLSLDQGKGPFLTPEDASGSGKRFRDDAVDTRPNNVFDGQPMPTTVPTAPHLPAVRPRVRARRGQATDPHSIAERLRRERIAERIRALQELVPSVNKTDRAAMLDEIVDYVKFLRLQVKVLSMSRIGGADAVAPLVTDIPLSSVEEEGGEGRNQPAWEKCSNDGTERQVAKLMEENVGAAMQFLQSKALCIMPVSLASAIYQSQPSDTSSIVKPEINPPS; encoded by the exons ATGGCGAATCACCCCTCCCAAGCCTCCACCGACGACTTCCTTGACCAAATCCTCGGCCTCTCGACCTTCGCCTCCGCCGACGCCTCTCCGATGATGCTTCAGCTCAACTCCGGCGACGCCGCCACCCACCTAGCCTCCTTCCACGCGCCGCCCTACCAGCTCGGCCTCAGCCTGGACCAAGGTAAGGGACCCTTCCTCACGCCTGAGGACGCTTCTGGAAGCGGCAAGCGCTTCCGCGACGACGCCGTTGATACCAGACCTAACAAC GTTTTTGATGGGCAACCCATGCCTACAACTGTTCCTACTGCTCCACATCTACCAGCAGTGCGACCTAGAGTGCGGGCTAGAAGAGGACAGGCTACAGATCCACATAGTATAGCTGAAAGG TTGCGCAGAGAGAGAATAGCAGAAAGAATCAGGGCTTTGCAAGAACTGGTCCCTAGTGTCAACAAG ACAGATAGAGCTGCCATGCTGGACGAAATTGTGGATTATGTCAAGTTCTTGAGGCTTCAAGTGAAG GTTTTGAGCATGAGTAGAATTGGTGGAGCTGATGCAGTGGCACCACTGGTAACTGACATCCCATTATCGTCAGTCGAG GAAGAAGGCGGTGAGGGAAGAAACCAGCCAGCTTGGGAGAAGTGCTCAAATGATGGCACAGAAAGACAGGTAGCCAAGCTTATGGAAGAAAATGTTGGTGCTGCCATGCAGTTTCTTCAATCAAAAGCACTCTGCATCATGCCCGTCTCACTAGCATCAGCAATATACCAGTCACAACCATCAGACACTTCTAGTATAGTTAAGCCTGAAATTAATCCTCCTTCATAG